One segment of Synechococcus sp. A15-24 DNA contains the following:
- a CDS encoding sigma factor: MQSPGTNLFVSNTTIHRRNQQVERHLDLAERLARSFSQRTGLYRDDLYQVAVLGLIKATKAYRT, encoded by the coding sequence ATGCAATCTCCCGGTACTAATTTGTTCGTGTCCAACACCACAATTCATCGGCGCAACCAACAAGTTGAGCGCCACCTCGACCTCGCCGAACGGCTTGCCAGGAGCTTTTCTCAGCGAACAGGCCTTTACCGTGACGACCTCTATCAGGTGGCTGTCCTTGGTCTGATCAAGGCGACCAAGGCATACCGAACGTAA
- a CDS encoding SDR family NAD(P)-dependent oxidoreductase, giving the protein MTTLGDSALTGMALVVGTGGIGSAITARLKQQCPGLRVITAGRQGPPVQDLSLDLERDADLEALTDCLRAEAGDLRLVVNATGRLHGPGLVPEKRLRQVERSALMEQFTINAIAPVLLARAVEPLLGRDRPFHFASLSARVGSIGDNRSGGWYSYRAAKAAQNQLLKSLSIEWRRRWPLATVTLLHPGTTDTALSKPFQTFVPPEKLFTPQRAAEQLVDVLLAQRPEDSGEFLAWDGQPIDW; this is encoded by the coding sequence ATGACGACCCTTGGCGACAGTGCTTTGACGGGTATGGCCCTGGTGGTTGGTACTGGCGGGATTGGTTCAGCTATTACGGCGCGCTTGAAGCAGCAGTGCCCGGGTCTCAGGGTGATCACCGCTGGACGGCAAGGACCGCCCGTCCAAGACCTGTCTCTCGACCTTGAACGTGACGCTGATCTTGAGGCTTTAACGGATTGTTTGCGCGCTGAGGCTGGTGACCTGCGGTTGGTAGTGAATGCCACGGGCCGATTGCATGGTCCGGGCCTTGTTCCTGAAAAGCGACTTCGACAGGTTGAGCGCAGTGCCCTGATGGAGCAGTTCACGATCAACGCCATTGCGCCGGTGTTGCTTGCTCGAGCGGTGGAACCGCTGTTGGGACGTGATCGCCCCTTCCATTTCGCCAGCCTCAGTGCCCGCGTTGGCAGCATTGGCGATAACCGCAGTGGCGGCTGGTACAGCTACCGAGCAGCCAAGGCAGCCCAGAACCAGTTGCTTAAATCCCTCTCCATTGAATGGCGTCGTCGCTGGCCACTCGCCACAGTGACGCTTCTGCATCCAGGTACGACGGACACGGCCCTGTCCAAACCCTTCCAAACCTTCGTTCCACCTGAGAAGTTGTTTACACCGCAGCGGGCGGCAGAGCAGCTTGTGGATGTGCTTCTCGCCCAGAGGCCGGAGGATTCAGGAGAGTTTCTGGCCTGGGACGGTCAACCGATTGATTGGTAA
- a CDS encoding ATP adenylyltransferase translates to MTNSVAMVAEGLHKLALQRSQDALENGALRPLSTDIETWAGSGDGGFEIRHLVGAPPRHLRAAGPKPNPFRPWDQRLELTRVGREHVLILNKYPVQLGHMLLISQSWQPQMGWLSLVDWTAVCQVNQDTGGLWFFNSGPQAGASQPHRHLQLLPRKQGERLCPREAWFQQHLLDASSSRPMDSLERSISIKPLPLTWSGSALLEVYLDLCQHSGLGSTQRNEKPLAPYNLLISAGWMALVKRSCDEVHGYSVNALGFAGYLLSTERSNRAWLAANGPEALLEKVVAADP, encoded by the coding sequence ATGACCAATTCCGTCGCGATGGTCGCCGAGGGACTTCACAAGCTGGCACTGCAACGCAGCCAGGATGCTCTCGAGAATGGCGCCCTTCGGCCACTGAGCACCGACATCGAAACCTGGGCCGGGTCGGGTGACGGCGGCTTCGAGATTCGACACCTGGTGGGTGCCCCTCCCCGGCACCTCAGGGCAGCAGGTCCGAAACCGAACCCCTTCCGCCCCTGGGATCAGCGCCTCGAGCTGACGCGCGTTGGTAGGGAGCACGTGCTCATCCTCAACAAATATCCAGTGCAACTGGGCCACATGCTGCTGATCAGCCAGAGCTGGCAACCCCAGATGGGCTGGCTTTCATTGGTGGACTGGACTGCGGTTTGCCAGGTGAACCAGGACACCGGTGGGCTTTGGTTCTTCAACAGCGGTCCTCAAGCAGGTGCCAGCCAACCGCATCGACATCTACAGCTGTTGCCACGGAAGCAGGGCGAACGGCTTTGTCCGCGTGAAGCGTGGTTTCAGCAGCATCTTCTGGATGCGTCCAGCTCAAGGCCCATGGACAGCCTTGAACGCAGCATCAGCATCAAGCCATTGCCATTGACGTGGTCCGGGTCAGCACTTCTGGAGGTCTACCTCGACCTTTGTCAGCACAGCGGCCTGGGTTCAACCCAGCGGAATGAGAAACCTCTTGCCCCCTACAACCTCTTAATCAGCGCAGGATGGATGGCGTTGGTCAAACGGTCCTGTGACGAGGTTCACGGTTACAGCGTCAACGCCCTTGGCTTTGCGGGGTATCTACTGAGCACCGAGCGATCGAATCGAGCCTGGTTGGCAGCCAATGGCCCAGAGGCTTTATTGGAGAAGGTGGTGGCTGCAGATCCGTGA
- a CDS encoding DUF3370 family protein has protein sequence MRLGRVPLQVLACVAAAKSWLVVAQPASAYVALMAGQRARPLNGSFNSVPVLHSNQPEIVTGPGILVNTAPGSAIAAETRRPLKNAEYTFNGKFGVHMHHKYYPSDTKKLGGRKTRGLLTLGLIAINPGDRPVTLTFSTGSVKNSFEAPYLPNNLMGVKPLGKRPWNTGPGDATAVQMLREELDRKLKSSITIPALSSRVVVSTDLPARGIANGLLQGRSDGPFQLAVVAAEESRNDQALAAVLRRGRLAPGRVYLDRLQEIQTGEVFSRVAGVAIGDRYTASTDHNLNQGPLHVPLTSTSRHNFGTRDIQVNPLTSRMVDSALNNVGTYGVRYDVTLNLKGQGAHQLVMSHPVVSGKKPFTAFRGSIRIQHGDVVEEVHVGLRAGESLALTDLRLTPGRNNPVKVSLVYPADATPGHLLSVVPVQQLAMLHQRQKQQKEALDQLAAQMKQRNVVPKQAPPSANEPVVKPAKTSVKIATPAAEPAKTPAIAKPKPPSPPPPLPAIVPVPSPRYTDAIRSQQHWLRQLQGR, from the coding sequence ATGAGGCTCGGACGCGTCCCACTTCAAGTCCTGGCCTGCGTCGCAGCTGCGAAAAGCTGGCTCGTCGTCGCACAGCCGGCGTCTGCTTACGTCGCTCTCATGGCAGGTCAGCGAGCCAGGCCCCTCAATGGCTCCTTCAACAGCGTTCCTGTTCTGCATTCCAATCAGCCAGAGATCGTCACAGGTCCAGGAATTCTGGTGAATACAGCTCCCGGATCAGCCATTGCGGCCGAAACCAGGCGCCCTCTGAAAAATGCCGAGTACACCTTCAACGGAAAATTCGGGGTGCACATGCACCACAAGTACTACCCATCCGACACCAAAAAGCTGGGGGGTCGCAAGACGCGCGGCCTTCTGACCCTTGGACTGATTGCGATCAATCCAGGAGATCGACCGGTCACGCTCACGTTCTCGACGGGTTCGGTCAAAAACAGTTTTGAGGCCCCGTACCTCCCAAACAACCTGATGGGAGTCAAACCCCTCGGCAAGCGGCCTTGGAACACAGGCCCGGGCGACGCAACGGCCGTTCAAATGCTGCGCGAAGAACTGGATCGCAAACTGAAGTCATCCATCACGATTCCCGCTCTCTCAAGCCGCGTCGTGGTCAGTACAGATCTGCCGGCACGGGGTATCGCCAATGGCCTGCTGCAAGGTCGCAGCGATGGACCTTTCCAACTTGCTGTGGTCGCAGCCGAAGAAAGCCGCAATGATCAAGCGCTGGCAGCGGTTCTTCGCCGAGGGCGACTCGCCCCCGGCCGCGTCTATCTCGATCGTTTACAGGAGATCCAAACAGGCGAGGTGTTTTCACGCGTCGCCGGTGTTGCCATAGGGGATCGCTACACCGCCAGCACGGATCACAATCTCAACCAGGGGCCTCTTCACGTTCCTCTGACCAGTACGTCCCGCCACAATTTCGGGACCCGTGATATTCAGGTAAATCCATTGACCAGCCGGATGGTCGATTCAGCCTTGAACAACGTCGGAACCTACGGAGTCCGTTACGACGTCACCTTGAATCTAAAAGGCCAAGGAGCCCATCAATTGGTGATGAGCCATCCGGTTGTCTCGGGGAAAAAGCCCTTCACAGCGTTTCGAGGCTCGATCAGAATTCAACACGGCGATGTGGTCGAGGAGGTCCACGTGGGGCTTCGCGCTGGCGAAAGCCTGGCCTTGACAGACCTTCGCTTGACACCAGGACGAAACAACCCGGTCAAAGTCAGCCTGGTCTACCCCGCCGATGCAACGCCAGGTCACCTACTGAGTGTTGTCCCTGTCCAACAGCTGGCGATGCTGCATCAACGGCAGAAGCAGCAGAAGGAAGCCCTGGACCAATTGGCCGCCCAGATGAAACAACGCAACGTGGTTCCCAAGCAAGCACCACCTTCGGCAAACGAGCCTGTGGTCAAGCCGGCGAAGACTTCGGTCAAGATCGCAACACCAGCTGCGGAACCTGCCAAAACTCCAGC
- a CDS encoding DUF4090 family protein, whose amino-acid sequence MAIAGPDGVDAAIKAGIDLDGSPIPKPMLALYNEVMDLESQRARSGVLKSMRNRVVKTGAKHFDRESLNQRLLDAGWDGLKDKEIAFYFG is encoded by the coding sequence ATGGCGATTGCCGGACCCGATGGCGTGGATGCCGCCATCAAGGCGGGTATTGATCTCGATGGTTCCCCGATCCCAAAACCGATGCTGGCGCTCTACAACGAAGTCATGGACCTGGAAAGCCAGCGCGCCCGCAGCGGCGTGCTCAAGTCGATGCGGAACCGGGTGGTGAAGACCGGAGCGAAGCACTTCGACCGGGAAAGCCTGAACCAACGACTGCTCGATGCCGGTTGGGACGGTCTGAAGGACAAGGAGATTGCCTTTTACTTCGGCTGA
- a CDS encoding DUF2237 domain-containing protein translates to MASSTAPSAPLNVLGKPLQVCGCSPITGWYRNGTCQTDPSDLGQHSICCVMTEAFLRYSKAQGNDLSTPVPAFQFPGLKPGDHWCVCAPRWKQACDDGMAPLVSLEATENTALSVVSLEQLKEHAYQSIG, encoded by the coding sequence ATGGCCAGCTCAACAGCACCTTCTGCCCCTCTCAACGTTCTCGGGAAGCCTCTGCAGGTGTGCGGTTGCTCACCGATTACCGGTTGGTATCGAAACGGGACCTGCCAAACCGATCCCAGCGACCTCGGTCAGCACAGCATCTGCTGCGTCATGACCGAAGCCTTTCTCCGCTACAGCAAGGCGCAGGGAAACGACCTGTCAACACCCGTCCCTGCCTTTCAGTTCCCTGGACTGAAGCCAGGTGATCATTGGTGCGTGTGTGCTCCGCGTTGGAAGCAGGCCTGCGACGACGGCATGGCGCCCCTGGTGTCACTCGAAGCGACAGAAAACACCGCTCTGTCCGTAGTGAGTCTTGAGCAGCTGAAGGAGCACGCTTACCAATCAATCGGTTGA
- a CDS encoding sigma-70 family RNA polymerase sigma factor translates to MAFARVHARGAILHYLRDSVAMVRLPRRIEEQAQRLSQFHQPKNSHEEWVQALYRSKNRWLPCPEDLQAQVSSGLTMMVNAERRDSVQLAFAQLGEDEKQAIKAVVIDGRSLRNVGTSLGVSAMTVHRRVKKGLKQLKLRLGSLQAAH, encoded by the coding sequence GTGGCATTTGCCAGAGTCCACGCCCGTGGAGCAATCCTTCATTACCTACGCGACAGTGTCGCCATGGTCCGCCTGCCAAGACGGATCGAGGAGCAAGCGCAACGACTGAGCCAATTCCATCAGCCAAAGAACAGCCACGAAGAGTGGGTGCAGGCGTTGTATCGGAGCAAAAATCGATGGCTGCCTTGCCCAGAGGACTTGCAGGCCCAAGTGAGCAGTGGTCTGACGATGATGGTGAACGCTGAACGACGTGACTCTGTTCAATTGGCCTTCGCCCAGCTTGGAGAGGACGAAAAGCAGGCCATCAAGGCTGTCGTGATCGATGGCCGAAGCCTGCGCAACGTCGGCACAAGCCTCGGAGTGTCCGCCATGACCGTTCACAGACGGGTGAAAAAAGGCCTCAAACAGCTGAAACTCAGGCTGGGCTCACTTCAAGCAGCCCACTAG